One bacterium genomic window, ATGGTGACTGTGATTTCATCCGCATCGCTGATCACATGATTGTTGGTGAGGATATAGCCCTCCGGGTTCACGATGACGCCTGATCCCAGACCGCGCATGACCCGTTCCTGGTTGCCCTCCGGAATGTCGAAAAATTGTCGGAAAAAAGGATCGTTTAAAAACGGATGGCTGGGCTGTTTAACAGTCTGCGTACTGTTGATGGTCACCACCGCCGGATTGGCGATCTGAGCGACCTTCACAAACGCCTTGCTCAAATTCTGCAGCCCTTCCAGTTCCTCCGGCACAGGCGTATTGGCGCCCAACGGCACCGGGTTGCGACTGGCGGCAACCTCTCCCACCAGGCCGCTGAAATTGGCTGAAAGCACCAGCATGGCGGTCATGCCGATGAACACGCCGAGAAACAATAGCACAATATTCTTTCTGTTTTTCATAACCTATCCTTTCATCAGCTATCCGTTCGTTTACGAGAACGGAGTTTGAACGAAATAAAAGTGCACAGGTTCCGTGCTAATATTTCAAACCCATTTGACCGGCGAATCTTTTCAGCGTCTCTCTGGCCGCCTCTGAGGTCACCGCCGGTATTTCAACACGAACCGAAACATAAAAATCGCCCGTGGCATGCGCGGTTTTGACGCCCATGCCCTTCAGCTTGAACAGCCTGTCGTTTTGCGTGCCGGCCGGAATTTTTATCTCCACCGTTTGTCCGTAAACAGTGGGCACCAGAATACTGGAACCCAGCAGAGCCTGCACCACATTGATCATTGCCGTGGAATACACATCCAGTCCCTGACGCCGGAAACGGGGATGAGGTTGAACATGAACGGTGATGAACAGATCGCCACGCTGCCGTCCGCCGGCTGAGACCCGGCCTTGGCCCGAAAGCCGTATCCGTTTGCCGTCTTCGATCCCTGCCGGAATGGTCACCGCGATTTTCTTGCTGCGCTCTCCCTGCAGGGTCACCATCTGCTTGCCGCCGCGCAGCGCGGTTTCAAACGGCACTGTGATCTCCGCCTGTAGGTCCAAATCCTCCGGCATGCCGGAAAAACCACTGCC contains:
- a CDS encoding trypsin-like serine protease; protein product: MTAMLVLSANFSGLVGEVAASRNPVPLGANTPVPEELEGLQNLSKAFVKVAQIANPAVVTINSTQTVKQPSHPFLNDPFFRQFFDIPEGNQERVMRGLGSGVIVNPEGYILTNNHVISDADEITVTIDRKEYDAKVIGKDPASDVAVIKIEKSGLPTVNLGDSDKLQVGEWVLAIGNPFSDELQNTVTAGIVSAKGRSLSGLGSGSRLTYQDFIQTD
- a CDS encoding J domain-containing protein, whose amino-acid sequence is MNKDYYQILGLDEKAGAEEIKKAYRILAKKHHPDAHPNDKKAEERFKEISEAYSVLSDEKKRAQYDQMRRLGATDFSGFDYRQHAGAGGRGFYSFDDFNLSDIFSQFFNQTRGSGFSGMPEDLDLQAEITVPFETALRGGKQMVTLQGERSKKIAVTIPAGIEDGKRIRLSGQGRVSAGGRQRGDLFITVHVQPHPRFRRQGLDVYSTAMINVVQALLGSSILVPTVYGQTVEIKIPAGTQNDRLFKLKGMGVKTAHATGDFYVSVRVEIPAVTSEAARETLKRFAGQMGLKY